In Acinetobacter piscicola, a single window of DNA contains:
- a CDS encoding FxsA family protein: MKLALVVLVGLVLEIFVWIGVGDLVGSMWYVFFWFIAAFFIGLNLVRANATGLMPQMQQMQMGQMSADPQLTNNLPKILAGILLIIPGLITDILAILILIPPVQQAFKNAMMKTMMKRQQAMMEKMMGGMMGDMGGNAGQNPFADLMRQMQNQQGNPFQDSSVIDGEAREVEPERKQIELKNVNKK, from the coding sequence ATGAAATTAGCTCTGGTTGTATTGGTTGGTTTAGTCTTAGAAATTTTTGTGTGGATTGGCGTAGGCGATCTCGTTGGAAGCATGTGGTATGTATTCTTCTGGTTTATTGCTGCCTTTTTTATTGGTTTAAATCTGGTACGTGCCAACGCAACAGGACTTATGCCACAGATGCAACAAATGCAAATGGGGCAAATGAGTGCTGACCCACAGTTGACCAATAATTTACCTAAAATTTTAGCAGGTATTTTGTTGATTATTCCGGGATTAATCACAGATATTTTGGCAATTCTGATTTTGATTCCACCTGTGCAACAAGCTTTTAAAAATGCCATGATGAAAACCATGATGAAGCGCCAACAAGCGATGATGGAAAAAATGATGGGTGGCATGATGGGAGATATGGGTGGTAATGCTGGACAAAACCCATTTGCAGATTTAATGCGTCAAATGCAAAATCAACAAGGGAATCCGTTTCAGGATTCATCGGTGATTGATGGTGAAGCTCGTGAAGTTGAGCCAGAACGTAAGCAAATTGAATTAAAAAATGTTAATAAAAAATAA
- a CDS encoding NAD(P)H-hydrate dehydratase, with the protein MHSQVYHSHEIQAWEARWFKQQNSSFGLMQQVAWSIAQRLEVVFSFQNTIQRIAIWCGSGNNAGDGYCLAKYLQDLGYRVTVFAAERGQSADLAKAFHLAQTHDVNIQAHFNIENTFDCHIDALFGIGLNRDLDVTWQEIIQNFNAQSGLKIAIDVPSGLNANTGQPLPTAVKADFTYSVLGLKVGLFTGQGKEFSGKVELISAIPTDEQLKNIAQLSSTHIVLPQRQAFGHKGSYGHVLVVGGHAEMGGAVMMAAESAFRAGAGKVTIVCDAKHHTAILARSPNIMLRDINALTDAEMDRLIEHVDTVSLGMGLGRDDWAKQQFLKWFPKIHQASHLQIVLDADALWFLAEDPIKLNAHTYLTPHPGEAAKLLNCSVNQIEADRVTAIERLQEKYAGQWVLKGAGSLILDDQLWICTAGNAGMGTGGMGDVLAGMIASLKAQFCQNIHLHQIVTLHALAGDYLAGKGQRGVQAHHMPDAVYYVVNDCRQSPIENEVNHHNEIFKMIR; encoded by the coding sequence ATGCATTCACAAGTTTATCATAGCCATGAGATTCAAGCATGGGAAGCACGTTGGTTTAAACAACAAAATAGTTCTTTTGGGCTAATGCAACAAGTCGCATGGTCGATTGCACAGCGTTTAGAGGTTGTTTTTTCTTTTCAAAATACCATTCAACGTATTGCAATTTGGTGTGGTTCAGGCAATAACGCAGGCGATGGTTATTGTTTGGCAAAATATTTACAGGACTTGGGGTATCGGGTCACCGTTTTTGCGGCAGAACGTGGGCAATCCGCAGATTTAGCAAAAGCATTTCATCTTGCACAAACACATGATGTAAATATTCAAGCACATTTTAATATTGAAAATACCTTTGATTGTCATATTGATGCACTTTTTGGTATCGGTTTAAATCGTGATTTGGATGTTACATGGCAAGAAATCATTCAAAATTTTAATGCGCAATCAGGCTTAAAAATTGCGATTGATGTGCCCAGTGGTTTAAATGCAAATACAGGTCAGCCTTTGCCAACAGCGGTTAAAGCCGATTTTACTTATAGTGTGTTAGGTTTAAAAGTTGGGTTATTTACGGGTCAAGGCAAAGAATTTTCTGGAAAAGTAGAGTTAATTTCTGCGATACCAACAGATGAACAATTAAAGAACATTGCTCAACTCTCTTCCACGCATATTGTATTACCACAACGTCAAGCTTTTGGTCATAAAGGCAGTTATGGGCATGTGTTGGTGGTGGGTGGACATGCCGAAATGGGTGGGGCTGTAATGATGGCTGCCGAGTCAGCATTTCGTGCAGGGGCAGGCAAGGTGACGATTGTCTGTGATGCCAAGCACCATACAGCAATCTTGGCACGCTCACCCAATATTATGCTCCGTGATATCAATGCATTAACAGATGCTGAAATGGACAGACTTATTGAACATGTGGATACTGTAAGTTTGGGGATGGGTTTAGGGAGAGATGATTGGGCAAAACAACAATTTTTAAAATGGTTTCCTAAAATTCATCAAGCATCACATTTACAGATTGTTTTAGATGCTGATGCTTTATGGTTTTTGGCGGAAGATCCGATCAAGTTAAATGCACATACTTACTTAACACCACATCCTGGTGAGGCTGCAAAATTATTGAATTGTAGTGTAAATCAGATTGAAGCAGATCGAGTTACGGCAATTGAGAGGCTGCAAGAAAAATATGCAGGGCAATGGGTACTAAAAGGTGCGGGAAGTTTGATTTTAGATGATCAATTGTGGATTTGTACTGCGGGTAATGCAGGAATGGGCACAGGTGGCATGGGGGATGTGCTTGCAGGGATGATTGCAAGTTTAAAAGCACAATTTTGTCAGAATATTCATTTGCATCAGATTGTCACTTTGCATGCACTTGCGGGTGATTATTTAGCGGGAAAAGGGCAAAGAGGTGTACAAGCTCATCACATGCCTGATGCTGTGTATTATGTGGTGAATGATTGTCGCCAATCACCTATCGAAAATGAAGTAAATCATCATAATGAAATATTTAAGATGATTCGATGA
- a CDS encoding class I SAM-dependent methyltransferase — protein sequence MNLKQSIKSLRAPFFKLLYPHKQKFTCPICLYSGPFKDKKSRLHAKCPKCGENERARLQFLVVQQLFDQYQNLDAKVLHIAPEHAIQQYFQRKFKHYTSADKFRNNVDIQFDVMDIPFPDASFDILFASHILLYPHDDLKAISEMRRVLKPDGIAIIPMPIFAQKTVDDYSGQARWTHQSGMDYFDRYRQFFPQVKLYYSHMFPEQHQLYLWDNQPDNPLAVDAVRREEVVPICYVSPQASLLEN from the coding sequence ATGAACCTAAAACAATCTATTAAAAGTCTAAGAGCGCCATTTTTCAAACTCTTATATCCACATAAACAAAAATTTACCTGCCCAATTTGTTTATATAGTGGACCTTTTAAAGATAAAAAGAGCCGACTACATGCAAAATGCCCAAAATGTGGAGAAAATGAACGTGCTCGATTACAATTTTTGGTTGTACAACAGCTATTTGATCAATATCAAAATTTAGACGCTAAAGTACTGCACATTGCGCCAGAACATGCGATCCAACAATATTTTCAACGTAAATTTAAACACTACACCTCTGCCGATAAATTTCGAAATAATGTCGATATTCAATTTGACGTGATGGATATACCTTTTCCTGATGCAAGTTTCGACATCCTATTTGCATCACATATCTTGCTCTATCCTCATGATGATCTAAAAGCCATTTCGGAAATGCGCCGTGTATTAAAACCAGATGGTATTGCGATCATTCCTATGCCCATTTTTGCGCAAAAAACAGTGGATGACTATAGCGGTCAAGCCCGTTGGACACATCAGTCAGGGATGGATTATTTTGATCGTTATCGCCAATTTTTCCCACAAGTTAAACTTTACTACTCACATATGTTCCCCGAACAACACCAACTTTACTTATGGGACAATCAGCCCGATAACCCTTTAGCCGTAGATGCTGTACGTAGAGAAGAGGTGGTACCTATTTGTTATGTCAGCCCTCAAGCATCCTTGTTGGAAAATTAA
- the argC gene encoding N-acetyl-gamma-glutamyl-phosphate reductase: MNVISVGIVGGTGYTGVELLRLLLRHPNAQVNVLTSRTEAGKRVDDMFPSLRGHTDLEYSDLDIHVLKQCDVVFFATPHGVAMKHAEELVAANTKVIDLAADFRLQNLEQFEKWYALEHACPDILKDSVYGLSELNRDKIKQAKVVGNPGCYPTTVQLGLAPLFKHKDTLVKPESIIIDAKSGVSGAGRKASLGMIYSENADNFKAYGVAGHRHHPEIVEALENISGQKGVFDHIVFVPHLVPMIRGMLSTIYVDLTDAGDAMDVQSLYEEFYANEQFVDVMPANSSPETRSVRGANQLRIALYKPQPKKLVILSVQDNLVKGAAGQAVQNMNLMFGFNEDAGLQNIGLLP, from the coding sequence ATAAACGTGATTTCAGTGGGTATTGTCGGTGGTACAGGTTATACAGGCGTTGAACTATTGCGTCTTTTACTGCGACATCCAAATGCGCAGGTGAATGTACTTACATCACGTACTGAAGCGGGTAAACGTGTCGATGATATGTTCCCAAGTCTGCGTGGGCATACCGATTTAGAATATTCAGATTTAGATATTCATGTTTTAAAACAATGTGATGTGGTGTTTTTTGCAACGCCACATGGTGTGGCAATGAAACATGCTGAAGAGTTGGTTGCTGCCAACACCAAAGTGATTGACTTAGCTGCTGATTTTCGTTTGCAAAATTTGGAACAGTTTGAAAAATGGTATGCTTTAGAACATGCGTGCCCAGATATCTTAAAAGATTCAGTATATGGTTTATCTGAGTTAAATCGTGACAAGATTAAACAAGCAAAAGTAGTGGGTAATCCAGGTTGTTATCCTACCACTGTACAATTAGGTTTAGCACCATTATTCAAACATAAAGATACCTTAGTGAAACCTGAAAGCATTATTATTGATGCAAAATCAGGGGTTTCTGGAGCAGGTCGTAAAGCAAGCTTGGGTATGATTTATTCTGAAAATGCGGATAACTTCAAAGCTTATGGCGTTGCAGGTCATCGTCATCATCCTGAAATTGTAGAAGCGTTAGAAAATATTTCAGGTCAAAAAGGCGTATTTGATCATATCGTATTTGTGCCGCATTTGGTGCCAATGATTCGTGGTATGTTAAGTACGATTTATGTGGATTTAACTGATGCAGGCGATGCGATGGATGTACAAAGTCTGTATGAAGAATTTTATGCCAATGAGCAATTTGTTGATGTCATGCCTGCAAATAGTTCCCCTGAAACACGTTCAGTGCGTGGTGCTAACCAATTACGCATTGCATTGTATAAACCACAGCCGAAAAAATTGGTGATCTTGTCAGTACAAGATAATTTGGTCAAA
- the metK gene encoding methionine adenosyltransferase, producing the protein MREYSVFTSESVSEGHPDKMADQISDAILDAILKEDPYARVACETLVKTGAVVLAGEITTTANVDFESIVRHTVNGIGYHHTDLGFDGSTCAVINMIGKQSPEIAQGVDRQKPEDQGAGDQGLMFGYASRETDVLMPAPISYAHRLMEKQAELRRNGSLPWLRPDAKSQVTFAYENGKPVRLDAVVLSTQHDPEISQANLKEAVIEEIVKKIIPAEMFHAGTKFHINPTGLFVIGGPVGDCGLTGRKIIVDTYGGMARHGGGAFSGKDPSKVDRSAAYAGRYVAKNIVAAGLADKCEIQVSYAIGVAEPTSISINTFNTGKVSDELIIQLVREHFDLRPYGITRMLDLLQPMYKQTAAYGHFGREGSDTAFTWEKTDKVEALKASANL; encoded by the coding sequence ATGCGCGAATACAGTGTTTTTACTTCTGAATCAGTAAGCGAAGGCCATCCAGACAAAATGGCGGACCAAATTAGTGATGCTATTTTGGATGCCATTTTAAAAGAAGATCCGTATGCACGAGTTGCCTGTGAAACTTTAGTAAAAACAGGTGCTGTCGTTCTTGCAGGTGAAATTACCACCACTGCAAATGTAGACTTTGAATCTATCGTACGCCACACTGTAAATGGCATCGGTTACCATCATACTGACTTAGGTTTTGATGGTTCAACTTGTGCTGTGATCAATATGATTGGTAAACAATCACCAGAGATTGCACAAGGTGTCGACCGCCAAAAACCTGAAGATCAAGGTGCAGGCGATCAAGGTTTAATGTTTGGTTATGCAAGCCGTGAAACCGATGTTCTCATGCCTGCTCCAATTTCATACGCACATCGTTTAATGGAAAAACAAGCAGAATTACGTCGCAATGGCAGCTTGCCATGGTTACGTCCAGATGCGAAAAGCCAAGTTACATTTGCTTATGAAAATGGTAAACCTGTTCGTTTAGATGCGGTTGTACTTTCAACTCAACATGATCCTGAAATTTCACAAGCAAATTTAAAAGAAGCTGTGATTGAAGAAATCGTGAAAAAGATTATTCCTGCTGAAATGTTCCATGCAGGTACAAAATTCCATATCAACCCAACAGGCTTATTTGTGATCGGTGGCCCTGTCGGTGACTGTGGTTTAACAGGTCGTAAAATCATTGTAGATACTTACGGTGGTATGGCACGTCACGGTGGTGGTGCATTCTCTGGTAAAGACCCTTCTAAAGTTGACCGCTCTGCAGCGTATGCAGGTCGTTATGTGGCAAAAAACATTGTTGCAGCTGGTCTGGCAGACAAATGTGAAATTCAAGTGTCTTATGCGATTGGTGTTGCTGAACCGACTTCGATCTCAATCAATACATTCAATACCGGCAAAGTATCTGATGAATTAATCATTCAATTGGTTCGTGAACACTTTGACTTACGTCCATACGGTATTACACGTATGCTTGATCTTCTTCAGCCTATGTATAAACAAACTGCGGCTTATGGTCACTTTGGTCGTGAAGGCTCTGATACTGCATTTACATGGGAAAAAACAGATAAAGTTGAAGCATTAAAAGCATCAGCAAACCTTTAA
- the ruvC gene encoding crossover junction endodeoxyribonuclease RuvC, which yields MSLIIGIDPGSRLTGYGIIEKDGQKLKFIDAGTIRTETPDMPERLKRIFAGIDRIVKFHGPTEAAVEQVFMAQNPDSALKLGQARGAAIAALVNLDLQVAEYTARQIKQSVVGYGAADKEQVQMMVMKLLNLSIHPQADAADALAAAICHAHASGSMSKLAVLNALGGMARGRSRYSGRRR from the coding sequence ATGTCTCTCATTATTGGAATTGATCCTGGCTCACGATTAACGGGTTATGGCATTATTGAAAAAGATGGTCAAAAATTAAAGTTTATTGATGCTGGTACAATTCGGACAGAAACTCCTGACATGCCTGAGCGCTTAAAACGCATTTTTGCAGGGATTGACCGAATTGTAAAATTCCATGGTCCAACTGAAGCAGCCGTAGAACAAGTCTTTATGGCACAAAATCCTGATTCTGCTTTAAAGCTTGGACAAGCAAGAGGTGCTGCCATCGCGGCATTGGTCAATTTAGATCTGCAAGTTGCTGAATATACAGCGCGTCAAATTAAACAGTCTGTTGTCGGCTATGGCGCAGCAGACAAAGAACAAGTACAAATGATGGTCATGAAATTACTCAATTTATCGATCCACCCACAAGCTGATGCTGCTGATGCACTCGCGGCTGCGATTTGTCATGCACATGCATCCGGCAGTATGAGTAAATTGGCGGTACTGAATGCTTTAGGTGGTATGGCACGAGGACGCAGTCGTTATAGTGGGAGAAGACGTTAG
- a CDS encoding monooxygenase codes for MPVLLQVDFPTVGPFADEMSVAFKALAESINLEKGLLWKIWTENSQTQEAGGIYLFDLEENAQNYLTMHTARLQSFGIQNIRSKCFAINLPLSQINHAIFLNPQA; via the coding sequence ATGCCTGTATTATTACAAGTTGACTTTCCTACCGTTGGACCATTTGCAGATGAAATGTCTGTTGCATTTAAAGCACTTGCAGAAAGTATTAACCTAGAAAAAGGTCTATTATGGAAAATATGGACTGAAAATAGTCAAACTCAGGAAGCAGGTGGCATTTATTTGTTTGATCTTGAAGAAAATGCACAAAATTATTTAACGATGCATACTGCACGTTTACAAAGCTTTGGAATCCAAAATATTCGCAGCAAATGCTTTGCAATCAACCTACCTTTATCTCAAATCAATCATGCAATTTTTTTAAATCCCCAAGCATAA
- a CDS encoding LysE family transporter, giving the protein MSLLLTICSLHFFAQLSPGPDVLLVAKSSASTTRQNTLKIVLGISVGIIVWVVLTLMGFTVLIQQWPWIQQVLMIIGGFFLAKMGYAMLRGGVSTLKQEVSLHGVIEQQPKNYFMMGLLTNLSNPKTLIYFSSVFSLALSSSANSHLKTQLAIIIPIQTFFVFTLFMLIMSMPKVKHLYQKSGSYIDIASGALFVIFALWLWLDALHLI; this is encoded by the coding sequence ATGTCTTTATTATTGACCATTTGTTCATTACATTTTTTTGCACAACTTAGTCCAGGCCCTGATGTTTTGCTTGTAGCAAAAAGTTCAGCGTCTACAACACGACAAAATACACTCAAAATTGTTTTAGGAATTTCAGTTGGAATCATTGTTTGGGTGGTTTTGACTCTAATGGGTTTTACGGTGCTCATTCAACAATGGCCATGGATCCAACAAGTTCTGATGATCATTGGGGGATTTTTCTTGGCGAAGATGGGGTACGCCATGTTGAGAGGTGGAGTTTCAACTTTAAAACAAGAAGTATCTTTACATGGTGTGATTGAACAGCAACCTAAAAATTATTTTATGATGGGCTTATTGACCAATTTATCTAACCCTAAGACCTTGATTTATTTTAGTAGTGTATTTTCTTTGGCATTAAGTTCTTCAGCAAATAGTCATTTAAAAACACAGTTGGCAATTATTATTCCGATTCAGACATTTTTTGTATTTACACTTTTTATGTTGATTATGTCGATGCCGAAAGTCAAACATCTATATCAAAAATCTGGGAGTTATATTGATATTGCATCAGGTGCATTATTTGTTATTTTTGCGCTATGGTTGTGGTTGGATGCACTTCATCTGATATAA